A region from the Desmospora profundinema genome encodes:
- a CDS encoding DUF3221 domain-containing protein: MRKWWAVSLIGLLLVMAGCGDQGIPAEKPAVIGDVTEVVDEGFLLRAEQDLIQSGDVYSVSITKETSIYLKEEDDVTAVKSEEIREGQRISLWIKGGVRESYPPQVDAKVVLIQSSQ, encoded by the coding sequence ATGCGGAAGTGGTGGGCGGTTTCTTTGATCGGTTTGTTACTGGTGATGGCCGGCTGCGGTGATCAGGGGATCCCGGCGGAAAAACCGGCGGTGATCGGCGATGTGACCGAGGTGGTGGATGAAGGTTTCCTGTTGCGGGCGGAGCAAGACTTGATCCAGTCGGGAGACGTCTATTCCGTAAGCATCACGAAGGAAACATCCATTTACCTGAAAGAGGAAGACGATGTGACGGCGGTGAAATCGGAGGAGATCCGGGAAGGTCAACGGATTTCCCTCTGGATTAAGGGGGGAGTTCGCGAATCTTATCCGCCCCAGGTGGATGCCAAAGTGGTTTTGATCCAAAGCAGTCAGTAA